TATACTGATTGGTAATTATAAACTTAGATCGTCTATTAAACTCATGTTCTTCATCAGAGCATTTAACTCCGTTGGTACATTTGTTAAGTATTTGTGACTCTCCATAACCAATAGCACTTTGTATACGATCGTTTTCAATACCTCTAGAGTACAAGTAATCTCTTGTTGATTTAGCACGTCTATCTGATAGCTTAAGGTTATAAGCATCACGACCACGACTGTCTGCATGAGACTCTATTTTAATAATCATCCTTGGATGCTCTCTCATTACTGCAACAATATTTTCTAATTCGTATGCAGCATCAGATCTTATAAATGACTTATCATAATCAAAGTAAATAGGATTGATTACAATTTCATTATCGATAATTAATGGTTTTAAATATAAATCAATTTCAGTATTTTCTCCGTTAACTGGAGTTGTAGTAAATTCTTTGGTATCAGGTCTATACACAACACGTTCTGCCATAACAGTAAATGTTTTATCACAATCTACTTCTTTAAATTCATACTTACCATCGTTTTCTGTAAAATAAGTATCTAGGACTTTACCATTAGCATCCAATATCACAACTCTAACTTTATCTAAAGGTTCTTTAGTTAAATCGTCATAAGCAATTCCAGAAACAGTTTGATTACATTGGTATTTACCAAAAGCATAAATATCATCTCCACCTTGACCACCTTCTCGATTAGAAGACAAGTAACCTGTTTGAGTTTCGTTGTCAATAAAAAAACAGAAGTCATCGTATGGACTATTAAATGGTGCACCTAAGTTTTTAATGTAAACTTGAGTGGTATCATTTTTTTTAATTTTTAATAAGTTACTTTCAAAAATATCAAGTAAACCAAGGTTTAAGTTTGCATCACTAGAAAAATACAGTGTAGAATCCTTGGCTACAAATGGAAACTTTTCATTCCCTTCAGTATTTATTTCAGGACCTAAATTAACAGGTGTACCATAGCTACCATCATTTTTAATTGCTACTTTATACAAATCAGTTTGTCCAAATCCACCACCCATATCAGAAACAAAATATAGTGTTTTGTTATCAGGACTCAGCGCAGGAGCTCCACATGAATACGAATCTTTATTAAAAGGTAATTCGGTTACATTAGTCCAGGTACTTCCAGATAATGTTGCTTTGTATATTTTTAAAAAAGAAGTCCCTTCTTTAGAGTACTTTCTTTTTTCTTTTTTATTTACATTGTTTCTAGTAAAGTACATAGTTTTACCATCGTTAGTAATAGTTACTAACCCTTCATGGTCATCTTTTGTATTTACCGTAGCGTTTAGTTTTTTTGAATCGTTAAAAGATTTAATAGCATTTTCAATTTTTATATCAGCTTCAAAAATATTTAAGAAAGGTTCGTTATTCCAATCGTATAATTCATTTTCATCTGTGATAGAATCTTTAACCCAAGTAGAGTAGTAGTATAACTTATCTTTAAACTCATAACCTCCAAAATCTGAATATCTGGTATTAATAGGAAGGTTTTCAAGTTCGACATATACCTTCTCTGTATTAGTTAATTGATTGTAGTTTTCAATATTAAAGTTGTCAATATTTTTAATACGATTATCCTTTTTGTTTTTATTATTAAACGTTCTTAAATAGTCGTTTGCTAATTCGTATTTTTTTTGACTTCTTAAAGTTTGTACATATTTATATATGTATTCAGTATCGATAGAAGGATATTTGTTTATGGCTTTATTATACCAAAATTCTGCTTTTTCAAGCTTACTAATATTGAAATAGCAGTCACCAATTCTTTTCAATATATGTTCTGTACTATCTTCTTTTTTGATTGCTTCCTTATACAGCTCTGCAGCTTTTTCATAAGAAAAATCTCTAAAAAAGTTATCTGCAACTTTAGTTTGTGCAACAGCTTGTTGTACAAATAAAAATAAAATAAGATATGCGGTTATTTTCATTTTCATTTTAAAAATATCTTGGTGATTTAACACGTTTTGTAGGTTTAAAGACTTCAAACATTAATAATATTTCATGCGTTCCTCCAGTGTACGGTCTTAGATCTGTTATATAATGCTCATAGGCATAACCAATTCTCATTTGAGGTGATACCTGAAAATCTGCCAACGCACCAATAGTTGATGTATCTCTATTATATCTATAACTTCCACCAATCCAAAACTTTTCGTCAAATAGTAAATGTGCACTTAGGTCAAATGATACAGGAGCACCATTAGTTAATTTAACTAATGCAGATGGTTTAAGTTTAGTAGATTCATTTAATTCAAATACATAACCAGCAGTTAAATAATACCCAACACGCTCTAAAGCGATGTAGTCTACTTCTGGATCTAAAGCACTTTCGTTATAATCTGTATTCAATATTCTTGGAGCAGATAAACCAACGTACCATTTGTTTTGATGTAAATAAGCACCAACACCAACATTTGGGTTCCATCTATTTGTAAAATTACTAAAGAAAGGGTCTATCGCTACTGTTGGATCATCTAGAAAACCTTCTTGGTCTAGGTTATAATGAGTAAATCCAGCTTTTAAACCAAATGCCAATTTTGTTTTTTCAGAAAGCTCAATAGTGTAAGAAAAATCACCATAGGCATAAACAAAATTTTCGTAACCTAATTCGTCATTAATAATAGATAGTCCTAAACCTATTTTCTCATTTTTTAATGGCGCATGTATAGAAACCGTTGATGTTGTTGGAGCACCAGCTAATCCAACCCATTGACTTCTATGTAGACCTACCACACTAATAGTTTCTCTACTTCCAGCATATGCTGGATTTATTGAAATAGTATTAAACATGTATTGCGAAAATTGGGGCAACTGTTGTGCTAATAGTTGTGCTGAACTACATATAAACACTAGAGCAATACTGAATATATTTATTTTTTTCATTTATAATCGTTATTTAGTTCCTAAATAAAGAGGACCAGCTAATGGTTTAATACCACTATCTTTTATATCTATTACGTAATAATATGTTCCGTTTGGTAACCTTCCTGCAGATCCTACTGAACCGCTTGGGCTTTGACCATTCCAATTGTTTTGGTAATCTCTAGATTCGTAAACAATATCTCCAAATCGGTTAAAGATTTTTATGTCGATAATAAATCCACATTCTTCAACACCACCTACAGTGAAAAATTCGTTATAAGCATCACCATTTGGTGTTACAGCTTTAGAAATTTTTAAATCATCTTCACCACATGGTAAAACGGTACAATCATCATGAATAGTTATTGTTAATTCGAAAGTATTTAAACAACCGTTATTTAAAGTAGTGTAAGTGAATACATAATCACCAAGCTCAACTTCTAATGGGTCAAAAATACCATCTATTATTGTAACACCTTCAGTAACTGCAACCCATTCTATAGTGTTATCCGAAACTTCTGGTAAATAATCATATAAATCAATTAAACCATCTTCGATACATTTTTCACCTTCTAAAGGTGTTGTAAAGTTTTCTGTTATCACATTAATTGTATGAGTAATCACATTTTCATTTCCACAATCATCGGTAGCAGTCCATGTCCAAATGATATCATAAATCTCTTCTTCACCAGTAAATGTAGTTGTTTCGTTAAATTCAACTGTGACTGGGTTTAAAGAACAAGTGTCTTCAAAGTCTAATTGTGGTACCTCTGGTACATTAGAACATATTACACTACTTGGTAAATCTAATGTACTTAATAATGCTGGACCAGTTGTGTCTTCTAGAGTAAGTGTAGCAGTTAACTGAGAAGTGTTACCACAATCATCAGCTACAGTATAAGTAACAGTAATAGTACCACTAGTACCACAAGTTGACACTAAGTTAGCAAAGTCGTAATCAGACGTTACAGTATTAGTTGGATCAACATCACAAGTATCAGTACCACAAGATTGAAGCGCAGTCATGTTTTCTGTATTCCAAGCATCAGCAATTGTTTGGTTATCTGTTCCACCACATTCGATAGTTTCATCAATCACAGTACAAGCAGTTAAGTCAGGACCAGTTGTGTCTTCTAGAGTAAGAGTAGCAGTTAACTGAGAAGTGTTACCACAATCATCAGCTACAGTATAAGTAACAGTAATTGTACCACTAGCACCACACGTTGATACTAAGTTAGCAAAGTCGTAATCAGACGTTACAGTATTAGTTGGATCAACATCACAAGTATCAGTACCACAAGATTGAAGCGCAGTCATGTTTTCTGCATTCCAAGCATCAGCAATTGTTTGGTTATCTGTTCCACCACATTCGATAGTTTCATCAATCACAGTACAAGCAGTTAAGTCAGGACCAGTTGTGTCTTCTAGAGTAAGTGTAGCAGTTAACTGAGAAGTGTTACCACAATCATCAGCTACAGTATAAGTA
The genomic region above belongs to Olleya sp. Hel_I_94 and contains:
- a CDS encoding OmpA family protein, which encodes MKITAYLILFLFVQQAVAQTKVADNFFRDFSYEKAAELYKEAIKKEDSTEHILKRIGDCYFNISKLEKAEFWYNKAINKYPSIDTEYIYKYVQTLRSQKKYELANDYLRTFNNKNKKDNRIKNIDNFNIENYNQLTNTEKVYVELENLPINTRYSDFGGYEFKDKLYYYSTWVKDSITDENELYDWNNEPFLNIFEADIKIENAIKSFNDSKKLNATVNTKDDHEGLVTITNDGKTMYFTRNNVNKKEKRKYSKEGTSFLKIYKATLSGSTWTNVTELPFNKDSYSCGAPALSPDNKTLYFVSDMGGGFGQTDLYKVAIKNDGSYGTPVNLGPEINTEGNEKFPFVAKDSTLYFSSDANLNLGLLDIFESNLLKIKKNDTTQVYIKNLGAPFNSPYDDFCFFIDNETQTGYLSSNREGGQGGDDIYAFGKYQCNQTVSGIAYDDLTKEPLDKVRVVILDANGKVLDTYFTENDGKYEFKEVDCDKTFTVMAERVVYRPDTKEFTTTPVNGENTEIDLYLKPLIIDNEIVINPIYFDYDKSFIRSDAAYELENIVAVMREHPRMIIKIESHADSRGRDAYNLKLSDRRAKSTRDYLYSRGIENDRIQSAIGYGESQILNKCTNGVKCSDEEHEFNRRSKFIITNQYK
- a CDS encoding type IX secretion system membrane protein PorP/SprF; translated protein: MKKINIFSIALVFICSSAQLLAQQLPQFSQYMFNTISINPAYAGSRETISVVGLHRSQWVGLAGAPTTSTVSIHAPLKNEKIGLGLSIINDELGYENFVYAYGDFSYTIELSEKTKLAFGLKAGFTHYNLDQEGFLDDPTVAIDPFFSNFTNRWNPNVGVGAYLHQNKWYVGLSAPRILNTDYNESALDPEVDYIALERVGYYLTAGYVFELNESTKLKPSALVKLTNGAPVSFDLSAHLLFDEKFWIGGSYRYNRDTSTIGALADFQVSPQMRIGYAYEHYITDLRPYTGGTHEILLMFEVFKPTKRVKSPRYF